The nucleotide sequence CAGCAAACTGCATTTCAGCAATGGGCCGCATACCATACATCGCTGCGCCAATGCCTACTCCCGCAATCGCCGATTCTGCAAGCGGCGTATCCATTACACGATCTTCTCCGAACCGCTCATGCAAACCGGCTGTCGCCTTGAAGACACCGCCCTTTTTTCCGACGTCTTCCCCGAGAACAAATACTCTCGGATCCCGTTCCATTTCTTCGCGCATCGCCATTGTAACCGCATCTATATAAGAAATTACCGGCATCCTTTTCTCCCCCTATTGCTTCTCCGCATATACGTAAGTCAATGCATCTTCCGGATTTGCATACGGTGCATTTTCAGCATAATCGGTCGCTTCATTGACTTCTTTCATAATGCGATCATTAATTTCTTTTTCAATTTCATCATTCAGCACACCCGTCTCTCTCAGGTAATTGCCAAACGTGATGATTGGGTCATTTGATTTTGCTCTTTCCACTTCATCCGGTGAGCGGTAAGTACGGTCATCGTCGTCTGATGAATGGGCTGTTAAACGGTAGGAGACTGTCTCGATCAACGTTGGGCCTTCTCCGCGCCGCGCCCGATCTGCCGCTTCTTTTACATATTTATATACTTCTATCGGATCATTTCCATCGATGGTAAAGCCAGGCATGCCGTATCCCTGCGCCCGATCAGCAACGTTTTCACATGCCAGTTGCTTCTCTACAGGCACTGAGATCGCATATTTATTATTTTCGCACATAAAAATAACAGGCAATTTATGCACACCGGCAAAGTTGGCTCCCTCGTGAAAATCCCCCTGGTTGGAGGAACCTTCTCCAAAAGTAACGAAAGCAACGATGTCCTCTTTTTCCATCTTCCCTCCCAAGGCGATTCCAACTGCATGAGGAACTTGGGTAGTAACCGGGGAAGACCCTGTTACAATTCGATTTTTCTTTTGGCCA is from Bacillus sp. PK3_68 and encodes:
- a CDS encoding thiamine pyrophosphate-dependent dehydrogenase E1 component subunit alpha, with product MAENRHTAIGLSDTTVLEMYETMLLARRIDERMWLLNRSGKIPFVISCQGQEAAQVGAAFALDKQKDYVLPYYRDMGVVLTFGMTAKDLMLSGFAKAEDPNSAGRQMPGHFGQKKNRIVTGSSPVTTQVPHAVGIALGGKMEKEDIVAFVTFGEGSSNQGDFHEGANFAGVHKLPVIFMCENNKYAISVPVEKQLACENVADRAQGYGMPGFTIDGNDPIEVYKYVKEAADRARRGEGPTLIETVSYRLTAHSSDDDDRTYRSPDEVERAKSNDPIITFGNYLRETGVLNDEIEKEINDRIMKEVNEATDYAENAPYANPEDALTYVYAEKQ